TCTCTGCTGGTATCCTGGAGATAACACCACGGTGTTTTTGAAGCACCTCAGTATACTTTCGCAGTGAGTTACAATGCCAGAAGAGCAGCTTCTGTGTAATGATTTGCTCTGTAATAGTTGCCTGGTCTCGAGACATTGGCAGTGACTGAAGATACTTGCTTTTGATTGTCACAGCTAAAGTGTGGTTGCCTCCATCTGGTGGGTGGAGGCCAGGAGTATGTGGCTACATCTCctataacaacaacaaagcatGACACATTCCACCATGTTGTTAGTGCTGGGGTTAAGAAGCCCTGCTCTGTGTAAATAGAGCCATACAGACACTTGTTAATTTTCTGTCTTCCTAAACTGTTCTGTTTGAACAAACATCGTAAACTCTGTCTTAAAACAGAAGTTTTGGGATGGACATTGCGGCAAAGCAGATTAAGGTGTGACTGGGGACACCCATGTTCCATTATTGGAGTTTCTGAGACTGGATCCCACatctacttccaattcaacttaCTACCAAAAATGTACCTGGCAGGCAACAGGCAGTGGCCCACATACATGGGTTCTTGCCAGCCATGACAGAGATCTGGGTGAAGTTTCAGGGttctgcctgacccagacctggctattgtgggcatttaagcagtgaaccagcaaactgaaTCAGTCAATCTCACTTACTGtgcttttcctttccaataaataagttttaCAATATGTATATGGAAAACTAGCTACTAATAGTAAAGTAAATAAGTCCATGTTGCTCTATCAGTTGGCAGTAACAATAAAAAGTTGGTGCTGGTgggagcagcactgtggcacagtgtgttaagctgctgctcatgACACTGGCTTCCTATGTTGAAGCatcagttcaaatctcagctgctctgcttcaatccaactccctgctaatggcctgggaaagcagcagaagatggcccaagtacttggcctccTGCCACATACATGGGAAAAGTGGACAGAGTTCGAGCTCCAGTTTCAGCTGGCTCCTGTCATCAGccctagccattatggccattggtggagtgaaccagaaatgcaaggttgctttctctctctctgtctcccctcctttcaaataaaatctttaaaaaaaaaaaaagtttgacacAGTAAAGATGCCACTGaggacatcagcatcccatttttgagtgcctgggttcaaatcccagctccgcTTCTGACTCCAGTGCCATGCTAACGCACACTTGAGGAAGTGGCAGATaacagccatgtgagagacttcAAGTTCCAGGCttatggctttgacctggcccagcttcatCTTTTGAGGGCATTCAGGGGGTAAACCTACagacaagaaatattttcttgctcttctctctttgcctttcagataaataaattttgttttaattgatgATAATGCTGTCATGATAAATGTAACTACATACACTAAAGAGACAATTCATCTGAGAAATTGACATTGTTTATAATCTCTCCCTTTTAATCCCTTCCTATCACCAACTTACAGTTATAGTACAAATCTCAAACTTGGGGCTaccattgtggcacaatgagGCAGGCCACTGCATatggcactggcaccccatacCAGAGCAATGTTTCAAGTCatatttgttctgtttccagtccagctttctggtaatgtgcatggaaaaacagcagaatatggccccaagtccttgggcccctgtcacgcttgtaggagacccagatgtagttcctgtctcctggcttctacctggcccagtcctggcccctgtgggcatttggagactgaccacatgaatgaaagatctctccatcACCCCGCctatcaaataaatcttgaagaaaaaaattctccAACTCAATTTTTAGATGTTCCTATATAAGTTCTTATATACAGTGCTGTATCTTAAAAAGAAGCTTTTCTTTTCATCACAATGCTACAACAGTTCATGTGGACTATATCATCAtgcaaaatttaaacaaaactaGGTGTTCCAGCAAAATGAGAAGTGTGAACCCTAGAAAACAACGTGTGTAGACATACAACAGGAAGGTTAATTTcctcatggaaagtggaattctTGTTGTGTGCAGCAACTTGAATAGATGCTTCCTCAGAGCACTATCATTGGGAATTTTTCTGATTGTATCATTCACAGCATAGAGAAGGACTTGTTGATATTGAAGAAAAGTACTGTATAGTGGTGAAAGGCAACTTTACCTGCTACCAAATTATATCTACTTTAGCAAGATGATCTTTTGGAGGGTATATCTTACAATATCGAGGGGGATCAAATGATAGGGTTATGGCATGTTAGGTGCTTGAGGACTGCTGTTTCGGTGACCTCAAACTTGTTAGAAGACAAGAAATTTGAGGGAACTTTACGagataatttcttttaattttaggaTAATAATATTTCCGTTGTTGGGAAATTAGATACTGAGTTATTGGGTAACAGGGAAAAGTATGTGAGATTATTTAGGATTAGGTGGCTTTAAAATGTTACAAGGATAGAATGACTGAAATTCTTTGAATGTTAACTCTTTAAACAATTATGGTTAAAATTGAGAATGTAAAGACACATTACTTGAActatatgctattttttttcactgtgtCATTACTAAGGAATAGTATGAGTTCCTGCAATGACTAAAAGCTACAAATTTAAGTGAAGTGTATATTTAAGGTTTTCATTGATAACCACAAATGGGTGTATTTCCAGAAGATGATTGAATTCTTagtgttctgttttctctttgtaaactATCATTCTGACACATTGTCTACAGGAGCGTTTTAATGAAATTCAGTTCTTGTCTCCACAATTTTTTTTCCGCAGTGCTTCTGAAAAGACTGCCTACCAATGAATAGGCTGAATCCCATTACTGTCAGTGGGACCAATTAGTAATCCTTACATTTTCCAAGCTGTAAAATGAGAATTGTGtggtggggctggtgttgtgaaacagtggattaagctgccacttgcagtgagggcatcctatatcagagtgatGGGTAGAGTCCcagctcacttccagtccagcttcctgctaatgtcctggcaagacagtggaagatggctcaagtattgggaCCTCTGCCTCCAAAATGGAAGCTCAAGATGGAAtgactgggtcctggcttcagcctggctcagaactggctggctgttgtggccatttggggaggaaccagtggatgaagggcgtgtgtgtgtgtgtgtgtgtgtgtgtgtgtgtgtgtgtgtgtggtgttgtgtgtAGAATATTATTCCCTGTTGAAATTAAGTTCTGAGATCTGCACTTGCTGCCTCTTCAGAATAACAGTGTACAGCTGAATAGAAGAAATTGTAGAGATGGAAAAGGCAAGGCAGAATACTTATTTGCATTTAGGGAAACATTTCCCTAAATCAAGCATTAAGAAAAACTGGCTGGGAGCATTGTTTTGAGAATAATTTTGCTGCCTTTCTTTTCCTGCTTTGCCTGCTGAAACTATAAATGATTCTGACATCGAAATCTCCTCCTTCCTGTTGCCTTTTATTGTGCTCTGTCAGGTTGCCTGGTGGCCCACACTGGACGCATTCCAgtaatttgttctctttatattgaTAAACAGAGCCAGTGTTTTCTGTGACATTTAGCCCTGGATTGTTTGGTCTGTATTCCCTGTGGGCTGATATTTTAATCTCTGGTTCCCACCAGAATGAATGAGGACATCCCGTTAGCCTGTGTTGTTTTTACCATGTGGCAGGCAATTGTTCTCTTTAACCCCACTAATCTTTGTTTCTCCAGGGTTGTCATCTCTGCTGCAGAGTGTTACTGggaacccagctccagccagtgaaGCCATGGCCCAGAGCACTTCAGCCTCCCCTGCCAGCACCACAGTCTCAACTGTAAAGGGAAGAAATCTGCCCTCCAGTACTCAGCCGTTTATCTCCAAAAGCTTCAGCTATTCTCCTAATTCATCCACCTCTGAAGTCTCCTCCACTTCAGCCAGCAAGGCCTCAATTGGGCAAAGCCCCGGGCTCCCAAGCCCCACTTTCAaattaccatccagctccctggggttCACAGGTACCCACAGTACCAGCACTGCCGCCCCACCTACTGAAGTTGCCATGTGCCAGTCCTCAGAGGTCTCCAAGCCCAAGCTGGAGTCAGAATCCACCTCCCCAAGCCTGGAAATGAAGATCCACAATTTCTTAAAAGGTAACCCTGGTTTCAGTGGCTTAAACTTAAACATCCCAATCCTGAGCAGTTTGGGGTCCAGTGCTGCATCAGAGAGCCATCCCTCGGACTTCCAGCGTGGCCCTACCAGTACGTCGATCGACAACATTGATGGGACCCCCGTGCGGGATGAACGGAGTGGGACGCCCACCCAGGATGAGATGATGGACAAGCCCACATCCAGCAGTGTGGACACCATGTCCCTGCTTTCTAAGATCATTAGCCCGGGCTCCTCAACACCCAGCAGTACCAGGTCACCACCCGCTGGGAGAGATGAAAGCTACCCCCGAGAGCTCACCAATTCTGTGTCTACATACCGGCCCTTTGGCCTAGGCAGTGAATCTCCCTATAAACAGACTTCTGATGGAATGGAGAGACCAACGTCCCTGATGGACTCTTCACAAGAGAAGTTCTATCCAGATACTTCTTTCCAAGAAGATGAAGATTACCGTGATTTTGATTATTCGGGGCCTCCCCCCTCTGCCATGATGAACCTAGAGAAGAAGCCAGCCAAGTCTATCCTCAAGTCCAGCAAGCTTCCCGATGCCACTGAGTACCAGCCAATCCTGTCCAGCTACAGCCacagggcccaagaatttggggtGAAGTCCACCCTCCCTCCAGCTGTAAGGGCCCTCCTGGACTCCAGTGAGAACTGTGACCGACTCTCATCTTCCCCTGGGCTATTTGGTGCCTTCAACATAAGGGGGAATGAACCCGGGTCTGATCGGTCACCATCACCGAGTAAGAGCGAGCCGTTTTTCACCCCTGACTCCAACCACAATAGTTTGTCTCAGTCTACCACAGGGCATCTCAGTTTGCCACAGAAGCAGTACCCAGACTCTCCACACCCAGTCCCACAGCACTCCCTTTTCTCTCCACAGAACACCCTTGCTGCTCCCACAGGCCACCCTCCCACCTCAGCCATTGAGAAAGTTCTGGCCGCCACCATTTCCACCACGTCAACAATTGAGTTTAAGAATATGCTTAAAAACGCCTCGCGCAAGCCCTCAGATGAGAAGCCTTTTGGCCAGACCCCCAGCAAGGGCACTCCAAGCGATAGTGTTGCTCTCTCCAACCTTGCACAGCCCAGCTTGAGCGCCACTGACCCCCAGCATCAAGAGGAGCACTACCGCATCGAGACACGCGTCTCCTCCTCCTGCCTAGACTTGCCTGATAGCACGGAAGAAAAGGGGGCCCCTATAGAGACCCTAGGGTACCATAATGCTTCCAATAGGCGGATGTCAGGGGAGCCGATCCAGACTGTAGAGTCCATCCGTGTTCCTGGGAAGGGAAACCGAGGACATGGGCGCGAGGCTGCAAGGGTGGGTTGGTTTGATCTGAGCACATCAGGCAGCGCTTTTGACAATGGCCCCTCAAGTGCCTCTGAGCTGGCATCCCTCGGGGGTGGGGGCAGCGGCGGCCTTGCTGGCTTTAAAGCAGCACCATACAAGGAACGGGCACCTCAGTTTCAGGAGAGTGTCGGCAGCTTTCGTTCCAACAGTTTCAACTCAACATTTGAGCATCATCTGCCCCCGTCCCCCTTGGATCACGGGACGCCCTTCCAGAGAGATCCAGTGGGGCCGACATCTGCCCCGTCCGCCCCTCCTAAGGATCATGGCGGTATCTTCTCTCGAGATGCACCCACTCATCTACCCTCTGTGGATCTTTCGAACCCCTTCGCCAAGGAGGCAGCCCTGGGCCACgctgccccgccccctcctcctGCTGAGCACAGTGGAGTTCCTTTCCCAGCCCCGCCCCCTGCTCCTCCTTCCGGGGAACTTAGCAGTGGGGGGAGTGGTGTCCCCTTTtcttctccaccccctcccccgcccccagtcGACCACTCTGGGGTTGTGCCCTTCCCAGCCCCACCGCTAGCAGAACATGGAGTGGCAGGGGCTGTGGCAGTGTTTCCCAAGGACCATAGTGCCCTCCTTCAAGGGGCTCTGGCTGAGCATTTCGGGGTACTCCCAGGACCCAGGGACCATGGGGGCCCCACCCAGCGGGACCTGAATGGCCCTGGCCTTAGTCGTGTGCGCGAGAGCCTGAGCCTACCCTCCCACTCTCTGGAGCACCTGGGCCCCGCCCATGGAGGAGGAGGCGGGGGGAGCAGCAGCGGCAGTGGCCCCCCCCTGGGTCCCTCACACAGAGACACCATCGGCCGGAGTGGCATGATTTTACGGAGTCCCCGGCCGGACTTTCGGCCTAGGGAACCTTTCCTCAGCAGAGACCCGTTCCACAGTTTAAAAAGACCCCGGCCACCTTTTGCTAGGGGCCCTCCGTTCTTTGCACCAAAACGCCCATTCTTCCCTCCCAGGTACTGATGGAAACCAAGGGAAAGGCATTTTGAACAGTCTAGAGAGCATTGGGTGTAGGAATTCGGTTTAatgctggttttgtttttcctcgatttgttttgtttttgttttttattatggCAAAGGGCCTCCCTTCTAAATTAACAAGTTACATATCCTTACATTTCACTTTGCCATCCGGTCCTCCTTCCCACTGCACTTACCTTCCTTCCCCAAGTTGTTTGTAtttagaaggggaaaaaaatcacaacacaAAGCCACTTTATTTGGCTGGGGGcttggggagtggggaggcaAATGATCTTTCTTTGATCCCGTCTACCGAAGAGTTTATTACGTTTGAAATAAAACTTCCATCAGTACAGATGACAACATGTGCAATGTTGGGATATTATTTTGGGCTTGACTCACCAAGCAGCCTACGAAGGATTCCTGGCCCCTTCTCTCGATCCCACTCAGTAACTGTTGTGACCAGCTTGGCTCTGTGCCCTGGGTGGTCCAAGCCTTGCTGACGGCCAAGAAGTTGCAAGTAAGGAAGAGGGGAGACCTGGAGCCTGtcaagttcatttctttttttgtttttgaaggcaTGTTACCCTTCTGAAAATCTTAATTTTTCCTGTTGAATCAGCTACTTACTCTTAAAGTACTGTCTGATACAAAGCTTTGTCTGTCCTAGTAGAAGTTTTTCTCTTAAGTCTTGAAATGAGAGAGGCTAGGTATCATTTTCAAGGTTAAAACAAAGAGTGACCACAGCGTATCAAGTTATGGAAAGAACCATTAATCACATCATGTAATGTGACTTGCCTGTCCTTTGTAAATGAGAGAATAGAAAACATTCTGAGGTAGTTGTACCTGGGTTGTCCCGCCCTCTAGCTTCCTGCATTTTCACTCTCAGTTTTCACTCTTACTTTAGCAAAATGGGAAGTCACTGCAGTTGACAGTTGATTGAAAGGTGCGACTGTGAGCCATCCCTACAGATTTTCATGTAAGAAGTTGAGATAGTTTTACCATTCTGCCTCCCTGTTGTGTTCATCATTAGAGGTGTTCCGCCAAAGTTAACAGTGACAAGAAGGCATTGGTCTGTGTCTCCAGTTTCCCCTTTGCTCAGACCTGTGTTCACCCTTGTTGCTGGGGTTTCCCAGGAGATTGTCCCCATCAGATGTAGCCTGGAGGCTGCTGGGCAGCTGGAGGCCGTGCTGCAGGCGCTGCAGCCCCATCCTGGAAAGCACTTCTCT
This window of the Ochotona princeps isolate mOchPri1 chromosome 2, mOchPri1.hap1, whole genome shotgun sequence genome carries:
- the RPRD2 gene encoding regulation of nuclear pre-mRNA domain-containing protein 2 isoform X4 produces the protein MAAGGGGGSSKASSSSASSAGALESSLDRKLQSVTNTMESIQGLSSWCIENKKHHSTIVYHWMKWLRRSAYPHRLNLFYLANDVIQNCKRKNAIIFRESFADVLPEAAALVKDPSVSKSIERIFKIWEDRNVYPEEMIVALREALTSTNPKAALKSKIVAEFRSQALIEELLLYKRSEDQIELKEKQLSTMRVDVCSTETLKCLKDKTGGKKFSKEFEEASSKLEEFVNGLDKQVKNGPSLTEALENAGIFYEAQYKEVKVVANAYKTFANRVNNLKKKLDQLKSTLPDPEESPVPSPSMDAPSPTGSESPFQGMGGEEARSPVVESEKSATPEPVTDNRDVEDMELSDVEDDGSKIIVEDRKEKPVEKSAVSTSVPTKTTENLSKASSCTPVPVTVTTTPPPPKPTNTSLLSPSPALALPNLANVDLAKISSILSSLTSVMKNTGLSSLLQSVTGNPAPASEAMAQSTSASPASTTVSTVKGRNLPSSTQPFISKSFSYSPNSSTSEVSSTSASKASIGQSPGLPSPTFKLPSSSLGFTGTHSTSTAAPPTEVAMCQSSEVSKPKLESESTSPSLEMKIHNFLKGNPGFSGLNLNIPILSSLGSSAASESHPSDFQRGPTSTSIDNIDGTPVRDERSGTPTQDEMMDKPTSSSVDTMSLLSKIISPGSSTPSSTRSPPAGRDESYPRELTNSVSTYRPFGLGSESPYKQTSDGMERPTSLMDSSQEKFYPDTSFQEDEDYRDFDYSGPPPSAMMNLEKKPAKSILKSSKLPDATEYQPILSSYSHRAQEFGVKSTLPPAVRALLDSSENCDRLSSSPGLFGAFNIRGNEPGSDRSPSPSKSEPFFTPDSNHNSLSQSTTGHLSLPQKQYPDSPHPVPQHSLFSPQNTLAAPTGHPPTSAIEKVLAATISTTSTIEFKNMLKNASRKPSDEKPFGQTPSKGTPSDSVALSNLAQPSLSATDPQHQEEHYRIETRVSSSCLDLPDSTEEKGAPIETLGYHNASNRRMSGEPIQTVESIRVPGKGNRGHGREAARVGWFDLSTSGSAFDNGPSSASELASLGGGGSGGLAGFKAAPYKERAPQFQESVGSFRSNSFNSTFEHHLPPSPLDHGTPFQRDPVGPTSAPSAPPKDHGGIFSRDAPTHLPSVDLSNPFAKEAALGHAAPPPPPAEHSGVPFPAPPPAPPSGELSSGGSGVPFSSPPPPPPPVDHSGVVPFPAPPLAEHGVAGAVAVFPKDHSALLQGALAEHFGVLPGPRDHGGPTQRDLNGPGLSRVRESLSLPSHSLEHLGPAHGGGGGGSSSGSGPPLGPSHRDTIGRSGMILRSPRPDFRPREPFLSRDPFHSLKRPRPPFARGPPFFAPKRPFFPPRY
- the RPRD2 gene encoding regulation of nuclear pre-mRNA domain-containing protein 2 isoform X3, which translates into the protein MAAGGGGGSSKASSSSASSAGALESSLDRKLQSVTNTMESIQGLSSWCIENKKHHSTIVYHWMKWLRRSAYPHRLNLFYLANDVIQNCKRKNAIIFRESFADVLPEAAALVKDPSVSKSIERIFKIWEDRNVYPEEMIVALREALSTTFKTQKHLKENQNKQPNKQWKKSQTSTNPKAALKSKIVAEFRSQALIEELLLYKRSEDQIELKEKQLSTMRVDVCSTETLKCLKDKTGGKKFSKEFEEASSKLEEFVNGLDKQVKNGPSLTEALENAGIFYEAQYKEVKVVANAYKTFANRVNNLKKKLDQLKSTLPDPEESPVPSPSMDAPSPTGSESPFQGMGGEEARSPVVESEKSATPEPVTDNRDVEDMELSDVEDDGSKIIVEDRKEKPVEKSAVSTSVPTKTTENLSKASSCTPVPVTVTTTPPPPKPTNTSLLSPSPALALPNLANVDLAKISSILSSLTSVMKNTGLSSLLQSVTGNPAPASEAMAQSTSASPASTTVSTVKGRNLPSSTQPFISKSFSYSPNSSTSEVSSTSASKASIGQSPGLPSPTFKLPSSSLGFTGTHSTSTAAPPTEVAMCQSSEVSKPKLESESTSPSLEMKIHNFLKGNPGFSGLNLNIPILSSLGSSAASESHPSDFQRGPTSTSIDNIDGTPVRDERSGTPTQDEMMDKPTSSSVDTMSLLSKIISPGSSTPSSTRSPPAGRDESYPRELTNSVSTYRPFGLGSESPYKQTSDGMERPTSLMDSSQEKFYPDTSFQEDEDYRDFDYSGPPPSAMMNLEKKPAKSILKSSKLPDATEYQPILSSYSHRAQEFGVKSTLPPAVRALLDSSENCDRLSSSPGLFGAFNIRGNEPGSDRSPSPSKSEPFFTPDSNHNSLSQSTTGHLSLPQKQYPDSPHPVPQHSLFSPQNTLAAPTGHPPTSAIEKVLAATISTTSTIEFKNMLKNASRKPSDEKPFGQTPSKGTPSDSVALSNLAQPSLSATDPQHQEEHYRIETRVSSSCLDLPDSTEEKGAPIETLGYHNASNRRMSGEPIQTVESIRVPGKGNRGHGREAARVGWFDLSTSGSAFDNGPSSASELASLGGGGSGGLAGFKAAPYKERAPQFQESVGSFRSNSFNSTFEHHLPPSPLDHGTPFQRDPVGPTSAPSAPPKDHGGIFSRDAPTHLPSVDLSNPFAKEAALGHAAPPPPPAEHSGVPFPAPPPAPPSGELSSGGSGVPFSSPPPPPPPVDHSGVVPFPAPPLAEHGVAGAVAVFPKDHSALLQGALAEHFGVLPGPRDHGGPTQRDLNGPGLSRVRESLSLPSHSLEHLGPAHGGGGGGSSSGSGPPLGPSHRDTIGRSGMILRSPRPDFRPREPFLSRDPFHSLKRPRPPFARGPPFFAPKRPFFPPRY
- the RPRD2 gene encoding regulation of nuclear pre-mRNA domain-containing protein 2 isoform X1 — encoded protein: MAAGGGGGSSKASSSSASSAGALESSLDRKLQSVTNTMESIQGLSSWCIENKKHHSTIVYHWMKWLRRSAYPHRLNLFYLANDVIQNCKRKNAIIFRESFADVLPEAAALVKDPSVSKSIERIFKIWEDRNVYPEEMIVALREALSTTFKTQKHLKENQNKQPNKQWKKSQTSTNPKAALKSKIVAEFRSQALIEELLLYKRSEDQIELKEKQLSTMRVDVCSTETLKCLKDKTGGKKFSKEFEEASSKLEEFVNGLDKQVKNGPSLTEALENAGIFYEAQYKEVKVVANAYKTFANRVNNLKKKLDQLKSTLPDPEESPVPSPSMDAPSPTGSESPFQGMGGEEARSPVVESEKSATPEPVTDNRDVEDMELSDVEDDGSKIIVEDRKEKPVEKSAVSTSVPTKTTENLSKASSCTPVPVTVTTTPPPPKPTNTSLLSPSPALALPNLANVDLAKISSILSSLTSVMKNTGVSPASRPSPATPTSPSNLTSGLKTPAPATTTPHNPLANILSKVEITPESILSALSKTQTQSAPTLQGLSSLLQSVTGNPAPASEAMAQSTSASPASTTVSTVKGRNLPSSTQPFISKSFSYSPNSSTSEVSSTSASKASIGQSPGLPSPTFKLPSSSLGFTGTHSTSTAAPPTEVAMCQSSEVSKPKLESESTSPSLEMKIHNFLKGNPGFSGLNLNIPILSSLGSSAASESHPSDFQRGPTSTSIDNIDGTPVRDERSGTPTQDEMMDKPTSSSVDTMSLLSKIISPGSSTPSSTRSPPAGRDESYPRELTNSVSTYRPFGLGSESPYKQTSDGMERPTSLMDSSQEKFYPDTSFQEDEDYRDFDYSGPPPSAMMNLEKKPAKSILKSSKLPDATEYQPILSSYSHRAQEFGVKSTLPPAVRALLDSSENCDRLSSSPGLFGAFNIRGNEPGSDRSPSPSKSEPFFTPDSNHNSLSQSTTGHLSLPQKQYPDSPHPVPQHSLFSPQNTLAAPTGHPPTSAIEKVLAATISTTSTIEFKNMLKNASRKPSDEKPFGQTPSKGTPSDSVALSNLAQPSLSATDPQHQEEHYRIETRVSSSCLDLPDSTEEKGAPIETLGYHNASNRRMSGEPIQTVESIRVPGKGNRGHGREAARVGWFDLSTSGSAFDNGPSSASELASLGGGGSGGLAGFKAAPYKERAPQFQESVGSFRSNSFNSTFEHHLPPSPLDHGTPFQRDPVGPTSAPSAPPKDHGGIFSRDAPTHLPSVDLSNPFAKEAALGHAAPPPPPAEHSGVPFPAPPPAPPSGELSSGGSGVPFSSPPPPPPPVDHSGVVPFPAPPLAEHGVAGAVAVFPKDHSALLQGALAEHFGVLPGPRDHGGPTQRDLNGPGLSRVRESLSLPSHSLEHLGPAHGGGGGGSSSGSGPPLGPSHRDTIGRSGMILRSPRPDFRPREPFLSRDPFHSLKRPRPPFARGPPFFAPKRPFFPPRY
- the RPRD2 gene encoding regulation of nuclear pre-mRNA domain-containing protein 2 isoform X2, producing MAAGGGGGSSKASSSSASSAGALESSLDRKLQSVTNTMESIQGLSSWCIENKKHHSTIVYHWMKWLRRSAYPHRLNLFYLANDVIQNCKRKNAIIFRESFADVLPEAAALVKDPSVSKSIERIFKIWEDRNVYPEEMIVALREALTSTNPKAALKSKIVAEFRSQALIEELLLYKRSEDQIELKEKQLSTMRVDVCSTETLKCLKDKTGGKKFSKEFEEASSKLEEFVNGLDKQVKNGPSLTEALENAGIFYEAQYKEVKVVANAYKTFANRVNNLKKKLDQLKSTLPDPEESPVPSPSMDAPSPTGSESPFQGMGGEEARSPVVESEKSATPEPVTDNRDVEDMELSDVEDDGSKIIVEDRKEKPVEKSAVSTSVPTKTTENLSKASSCTPVPVTVTTTPPPPKPTNTSLLSPSPALALPNLANVDLAKISSILSSLTSVMKNTGVSPASRPSPATPTSPSNLTSGLKTPAPATTTPHNPLANILSKVEITPESILSALSKTQTQSAPTLQGLSSLLQSVTGNPAPASEAMAQSTSASPASTTVSTVKGRNLPSSTQPFISKSFSYSPNSSTSEVSSTSASKASIGQSPGLPSPTFKLPSSSLGFTGTHSTSTAAPPTEVAMCQSSEVSKPKLESESTSPSLEMKIHNFLKGNPGFSGLNLNIPILSSLGSSAASESHPSDFQRGPTSTSIDNIDGTPVRDERSGTPTQDEMMDKPTSSSVDTMSLLSKIISPGSSTPSSTRSPPAGRDESYPRELTNSVSTYRPFGLGSESPYKQTSDGMERPTSLMDSSQEKFYPDTSFQEDEDYRDFDYSGPPPSAMMNLEKKPAKSILKSSKLPDATEYQPILSSYSHRAQEFGVKSTLPPAVRALLDSSENCDRLSSSPGLFGAFNIRGNEPGSDRSPSPSKSEPFFTPDSNHNSLSQSTTGHLSLPQKQYPDSPHPVPQHSLFSPQNTLAAPTGHPPTSAIEKVLAATISTTSTIEFKNMLKNASRKPSDEKPFGQTPSKGTPSDSVALSNLAQPSLSATDPQHQEEHYRIETRVSSSCLDLPDSTEEKGAPIETLGYHNASNRRMSGEPIQTVESIRVPGKGNRGHGREAARVGWFDLSTSGSAFDNGPSSASELASLGGGGSGGLAGFKAAPYKERAPQFQESVGSFRSNSFNSTFEHHLPPSPLDHGTPFQRDPVGPTSAPSAPPKDHGGIFSRDAPTHLPSVDLSNPFAKEAALGHAAPPPPPAEHSGVPFPAPPPAPPSGELSSGGSGVPFSSPPPPPPPVDHSGVVPFPAPPLAEHGVAGAVAVFPKDHSALLQGALAEHFGVLPGPRDHGGPTQRDLNGPGLSRVRESLSLPSHSLEHLGPAHGGGGGGSSSGSGPPLGPSHRDTIGRSGMILRSPRPDFRPREPFLSRDPFHSLKRPRPPFARGPPFFAPKRPFFPPRY